The DNA segment TGCATCCATTTTCTTGCCCTCCCTGAGGATTTACAGGGAAATGATGGCGTCTCCCTCAGGTTTCTCTGAAGATGTTGGCGTGAAGAGAGGAGAGCTGATCCCGGAGCACGAGTTTGCCGTTGGACCCGTCCGTCTGGATGATGAACGCGAGTTTCCTCCGGTCGGCTTTCAGCACAGATGAAGATCATCATCGCTCACGGATGCCGCTTGCTGTATAGACAGCGGTTTGGGTGTAAATATCACAGTCGTTGATCAAATCAGATGGAAAGTAAATAGCGGGCAAATGTAGATTCAGGGATTAGCTCAGACGAACCATTTTACGAATGCATTCCCATTATGAAATAGAGCAGATCATAGACGTGcgtttaatttattaactacTCATATTTCGCCACAGATGTCACATAACGTACTTTAGTATTATGAAGAACGATGCTTTTCCGTGAAACTGATTTAGGAGGCTGAAAGTCAGATTTAGTAATGTGTGTAAACGAGCGTACAGTGGAGTACAGTACGAGTGGCGAAACGCTACAGTACATGTTGTATCAAAACCTTTGATGCATTTAAGTGATGATCAGTTCAAATAGATTCGTCTTTATGTCTAggatagctaaaaaaaaaaaataggggtCTTAAGTGATTTCACATTTCAGGTGGATAGATCAATTATACGCGTTAATGcgttgtttttacagtgttattAGATCCGTAAcgttataaaataaagttgcaaaatgaaaactaaGTTTGTGTTGGGGATCATGTGCTACACATTTGGAAAGACAAcacttaaacaaacaaacattatttgatATTGTCATCTAAAtacatatatcatatttattaaatgggATAAAGTAAAGctcagatttatatatatatatatatatatatatatatatatatatatatatatatatatatatatacatatatatatatacacatacacacacacatggaaatgaaataatgtattattatgcttttaatttataacaataatttaataatttcttggttttttttttcttttacttcacGCTTTTCTGCACTACACTAAGTCACCCTTTATCTGCAAGTAGGCTACTTTAGTAGTACACTATGGAAGCATGTTTCTaccactgaattaaaaaagaaattgttctCACAATTCGGACTTCTtgagagaaaaacagatttatgcaatatatagtcgcaattagctttttaatgttttattattaacgAGCTTCCATACTATAATAAGTGCATATTCGTTTTAACAAGAACGATAAATGCAACCACAGTACGCTCCCTACCTAGACGTACACTATCTAGCGTCACCGCGCTGCTTTTGTGACGCGACCTGCGCGCCGCGGCCGCGCTGCATGCTGGGATATGGCGAGCGCGATCGGCTCCTCCCCACGTGTCTGAGCGACTGCAGGACCGCGATGAGCAACATGGCAGCAACACCTTCTCTCATACACACGGAGAGACAGATCCTCACGTAGTCCAGCTGAAGAACTGGAAGACGGCTTCGCCGGCGCAGGGTTCGGGGCGGGCACGCGCACGTCCCCTGACGCACGCCTCAGAGAGCAACTTAGGCTTTTCGTTGATTTAGTGGACCAGCGAGGCCtcggtgagtgtgtgtgtgtgtcagatgcGTTCGTAACAAGCTGCCAGTCATCGTGTCGTATCAAAAGTTATATACGTGTACAAATATACGCGGTTTGTAAAAGGTGTAGATGTGAGGAGATCTGCGCGCGCGGCTCGTCGTGTTTATCCGGAGAGCCGCTAACTCATCCTAGCATGTTGTTTCGCTCGCTGACTCTGGCAGATATTCTTCAGCTGTGCTTTGTTACGACTTTTTCCACTTTTGTGTTTAGTGCGTTATAAGGTGTTACGAAGACGCTGGCTGTCAGCAGCGTGTTACGCGACGCTTGCATCATTCGCCGAACACGAGTCGGCTGCTAATTATCGTGACAAACAGTGATTGATTGACGGTTACGAATGAATAATTACGTAAGCGTGTGTGTTATGGAAACCTGTTTCCAACGCAGTACAAATTTTGCTTTGTAATTATGACACAAATGGCTCAAAATCATGAGGTAAGAAGTCATTGTGATCTTTTTTGCAGTCACGCGTCTGACTCCTCCCTCACTTTAATGACATATACTTGTATGAATGAATAACAAAcggatgtttgtgtgtgtttgcaggtttAAAGTCCACTAGCAGCGGTTCCTCCTCAGTCTTCACTATGGCCAGCGGAGACGATGATGACCCAATTATACAGGAGGTAGACATGAACATGCTGAACTTCTACAAGACGCTGTTGTCTTTTGAAGCCTCTGTATCATTCTTACTGCTCTCTCTTGTTAGATTGATGTGTACCTGGCCAGAAGTCTCGTGGAAAAGCTGTATCTGTTCCAGGTAAGAATGACCGATATATCTAGTGGCCACCTGATATCAAAACTGACGTTACGGCCGttaatgtttatgcatttttatttatttttggaccCTATTCATAGTCAGTATATTGTAAAAGTCATTAATATTTGTCATTACAGCGTCACGTGACCCCGATatactgctcaagaaatattacTTATCATTAGCGGTGTTAAATAAGTTtcttgtttttgtggaaacggatgcaaattatttttcagCCTCCATATCTCTTTAAGTGTCTTGATTTGAattcttctaaaataaaaaccacacCGATCTGGACCGGTATTGCAGTGGTCCCCAGCCTCGTTCCTGGAGGCCCAAACCCAACCCCCAACCCGTTTCAGCTCTTGGAGCCTCTCCTGATGAatcagatgtttgtttttggagACACGCGGTGTCGCGGGGCCTCCGGGAACGTggctgtattgtatttttttgcacaaagaaattGCTCATCCATAGGCAAGGCTGGAATTTCCAGTGCAATACAAAGGTTGAGGCAGACTGATAAACTTTAAATATCTAGTCACGTAACACTTTTTGAACCTCTCCAGTATCCAGTGCGTCCTGCTTCTATGAGCTATGATAACGCGACTCATTTGACGGCCAGGATTAAACCCAAGCAGCAGAAGGTAAGCTGGTTTCCTCTGCTCGTCTCAAGTTTTCTCTTGCTAAACCCAcagagcttgtttttttttcctccctgcGTCCAGGTTGAGCTGGAGGTGGCGATGGACACCATGAGTCCGAACTACTGCCGCAGCAAAGGAGAGCAGATCGCGCTCAACGTGGATGGCACGTCCTCGGAGGACTCCAACGTTTACGCGACGTGAGGAGCATCATCCTTCCTGGTGTTTGCGGCCGGACGCCGGCGATCGTGGTTTTAAATCCTTTCCTTCTGCTTGCAGGAAAATGATGGACAAGCAAGCGTTCTCGTCGATCCAGGCGACCACTAACACGTCCCGCTACGCCGCCGCTGTGTTTCGCAAAGGTTGGCTTTTGCGTTGTTGCTTTCCTGTGGAGTATATAAAGTATATCAACAGTGTTGTGATGGTCTGTGATGATTCACGCTTCTGGTGGCAGGAGAGCTTCATCTTACTCCGCTGCAGGGAATCCTTCAGATGAGACCCAGCTTCTCTTACCTGGATAAAGCTGACACTAAACATAGAGAAAGAGAGGCTGCCAATGAAGGTGCAGGGaacgttttttcttttctgaacaCCTCtagtgtgactttaaatgcaattcTTGAGCCAAAAACTTGTCACTAAACACCGATGacttgtgcattttttaaatgcattaattatgtttccatctttgttgccacagttttgaaagtgcttttttctgttttgcataAAAGTGTGTCCAAATACTTCGAAATACTttagtgatgagtttttggcgcatttaaaaattcaaaaataaaagattgcAGGTATTAGGttgaaaatgatatattatatatatatatatatatatatatatatatatatattatatatatatatatatatatatatatatatatatatatatatattatatatatatataatatatatatatatatatattatatataatatatatatatatatatataatatatatatatatatatatatatatatatatatatatatatatatatatatatatattatatattatatattattgaaaattcatgtaaaaatgtaaaaggaaaGCTATTTGGTTAATGTAGTAATCAGCGTTGTATTGTTTAAGCgtattataaaacaattatttttttattatttcaaaataataaatatatatatatatatatatatatatatatatatatatatatattatataatatatatatatatatattatataatatatatatatatatatatatatatattaaaaaaatcaagaaaaacaaaactaaaaatgcaatGATACTAGCGTTAccattttattaatagttttattcattttacttttatagttatatttatatatgtgagtatatgtatatatatatatatatatatatatatatatatatatatatatatatatatatatatatatatatatatatatatatatatatatatatatatatatatatatatatataatatatatatatatatatatatatatatatatatatatatatatatatatatatatatatatatatatatatattatatatattatatatatatatatatatatatatatatatatatatatatatatatatatatatatatatatatatatatatatatatatatatatatatatatatatatatatatatatatatatatatatatatatatatatatatatatatatatatatatatatatatatatatatatatatatatatatatatatatatatatatatatatatatatatatatatatatatatatatatatatatatatatatatatatatatattatatatatatatatatatatatatatatatatatatatttatatatatatatatatatatatatatatatattatatatatatatatatatatatatatatatatatatatatatatatatatatatatatatatatatgtatatatattatataaaaatttggaCTATATATATCATTTGTAATTATGTGAGATGCATTATTAAGATGAACTAACGAGTGCCCCTTTGCAGCTGGAGACTCCTCTCAGGATGAGGCAGAAGATGACGTTAAACAAATCACTGTAAGACTCCATGCAGTTGTTTTCGTTTTTCGGAAAGTATGAAACGAAAAGCTGATTCATGATCTGCTCCTCGGTCCTATCGTTTACCAGGTGAGGTTTTCCCGGCCCGAGTCAGAGCAGGCCCGTCAGCGACGCATCCAGTCCTACGAGTTCCTGCAGAAGAAACAGGCTGAAGAGCCCTGGGTTCACCTGCATTACCACGGGATAAAGGTGCGTGGGATCATGTGACCAGCCGCAGCACGCCTGAACGGTGTATTCTAGGGCGCCGATCTCATTGTAAAGCACATCTGCAAATCTTTACAGCTCAGAAATCACATTTGCTAAACGCACAAAGACTTAAACTTTGCTCCTGAAGTCCTAGTGAACTTGTTTTGTGTCCGTTTGAGCTATCTCTACTAAAAATATCTTGCTCTGACGTATCTTAAAGCTGTGTCAGTGTCATAGATCTGTCTCAAGACGCACCGCTCTAATGGTTTCTTCCGAGGCATTTTTATAACGTCTCCTCAAAGATCTTAATTTAACAAAGGCCTAGTCCTGGCTTAAGCTAAGCCCCGTCTGTGGAACTGGGCCGTATGTTTTACATGTagtgtacaatataaaaatattctattataaaatattttctctatttCACAGTGCAGTTGTAATTGATAATAGCTTattatatttcttcttattattaatgatgattatgagaataaaaatgagattttctttaaaatggctttctgaaaactgaatattcaaatgttaaattgtAGAAATATTAGCATTAAATCTCTTGTACTTTAAGTAAGGTTTATGATATGATAATGATActattattacagtataattacaGTACATGCTAATAACATTGTTCAGtacataataaattatgattgattaaaaaaaaatactcaaagtGAAATGTTTATCTCATGTAAtcacaaatgttaaattattgatATGTTAATTTAATCTCATCTAATATATTATCTGATATTAAAAAaggtttgcaaaaaaaaaaaaagcaatcgttcagtgtgtgttatattatttattccttcTCGTTCACTGTGATTGATCTTCAGGACGGACGTTCTGAGCACGAGCGCCAGTATCTTTACTGCCAGGCCACGGACcccacagaaaacacagaactGGTGAAAACGCCGCGGTTCGTGTCCTCTCTCGTTTAATCGTGAACGTCATGACGGGTGAAGCGTGTGTTCGTCTGATGTGTTTCTGTTCTCTCCTCAGTGAATACCTGTCCATGCTCATGCCTCCTTTGGCTGAAGAAAAAGTGTAAGTGGAAGAACATTCAGTAGGATGCAGCGAGGTGGTGGTATGTTTCCCATGTTCCTCTTCTTATGTTCGCGTCTCGTCCTCTAGCGTCAAGCCCATGGGTCCCAGTAATGTGCTCTCTATGGCTCAGCTCCGCACGCTGCCTCTGGGAGAACAAGTCAAGACGCTGATGAAGAATGGTAAGCTTGGGTTGCATCACTGTTTATGGTCTAGTTCCTTCAGTAGAGGATCACTGCTCCGTGTTGagatgtatgtgtatttgtgtatatagatatagagatagatggatagagatagatagatatgatagCACAATGAAAAATACTCTCAGGTCTCTCTGggttttggttttaaatgtttaaatggtgTTAAATGTTTCATGTCCAGTGTGtcgtttataataatttaaaataattcaaatggaggagggtgttttttttacagttcaaatCAGTTTTTAAGTTGCATCAGATAACAGACCTACCCTTTTGAGAAATGAAGGGTCTAATAGCTCATTTAAGTCCACcctaaaaagacattaaaagagGTTTGTGCCATTTAACCAGTATCCCAAAACTTTGCGGTTTCAGAAAAATCCCTGTGTGTCTTGCAACTGAGATGCATCAAATATTGGATCATTTGTGGAAGGCATGAAATCATAAACGCAtcatgcatttctgcaaattACTACAAGATCATAATCTATAACTCCTCTAAAAATGCATCGTCCGGACCCGCGCTGAACCAGGACCTCCTTTCGCTGCATGTCTCTATAGAAAGGTTTTCTTTTGCTCGTAGTGAAGGTGATGCCGTTCGCCAATCTGATGGGGCTGCTGGCCTCAGGAACGGACTCCACCGCAGTGCTGCGCTGCATCCAGCAGGTGGCGCTCCTCGTCCAGGGAAACTGGGTCGTCAAGAGGTGAGGACGGCGTTTGTGTCCTTTCTCCGTCGAGCTAATGCATGATGCTTCGTTAGAGGAAGCgttaaatatgtgtgttttttttttttttgtctttgacagTGACGTGCTGTATCCCAAAAGCACCTGTAGTTCCCACAGCGGCGTTCCTGCTGAAGTGCTCTGTCGAGGCAGAGATTTTGTGGTGAGTTctctttatttagattttctctATAGTTAGTGTGTAGTCAGCCTCTCTAATTAAGAGTAGGGTCCACGCTttaaaagaaacagaacaagTTTATTTACAGGCGGTGCAGAGTGAGGTTATATGCAGTTTACACATGGACAAAAGAAGATGATTAATTGATTGCAggggtaaaaataaaagattaatagtttaaaaacattattatagtaattagtcgttgcatgaataaataatagcaGTAAATTACTTGCCACCCAGCAGCATTTACAGTTTAATATCTATAGCGgtgggttgttgttgtttttttcctctcttctctcttttggCTAAAATATGCGAAATATTGTTGTCTCATAGCCTGATGTGGTTGATTTCTGTGTCTTGAGTTGATAATACAAGCCATGTCATATCTGGTGATCTGAaaagtgtttctgtgtttcatATTGCATTTTCAGATGTGGAGATTCACTTTAGAACGAACCCTGATGAGAAAAGAGGTTGCTGCCGTCATAAAGGTTTGTGTGCTGAATTAAAATGTGTGCTTGAGTATAGACCAGATGTTTTTACCTGTGACCATGAAAcgtggtttatatatatatatatatatatatatatatatatatatgtgtatatatatatatatatatatatatatatatatatatatatatatatatatatatatatatatgtgtgtatatatatatatatatatatatatatatgtatatatatatatatatatatatatatatatatatatatatatatatgtgtgtatatatatatatatatatatatatatatatatatatatatatatatatatatatatatatatatatatatatatgtatatatatatatatatatatatatatatatatatatatatatatatatatatatatatatatatatatatatatatgtgtgtgtgtatatatatatatatatatatatatatatatatatatatatatatatatatatatatatatatatatatatatatatgtgtgtgtgtgtatatatatatatatatatatatgtgtgtgtatatatatatatatatatatatatatatatatgtgtatatatatatatatatatatatatatgtgtgtgtatatatatatatatatatatatatatatatatatatatatatatatatatatatatatatatatatatatatatatatgtgtgtgtgtatatatatatatatatatatatatatatgtatatatatatatatatatatatatatatatatatatatatatatatatatatatatatatatatatgtgtatatatatatatatatatatgtgtgtatatgtatatatatatatatatgtgtgtatgtatatatatatatatatatatgtatatatatatatatatgtatatatatgtgtgtatatatatatatatatatatatatatgtgtgtatatatatatatatatatatatatgtatatatatatatatatatatatatgtgtgtgtgtgtatatatatatatatatatatatgtatgtgtgtatatatatatatatatatatatatatatatatatatatatatatatatgtgtgtgtatatatatatatatatatatatatatatatatatatatatatatgtatatatgtgtatatatatgtatatatatatatatatatatatatatatatatatatatatatatatatatatatatatatatatatatatatatatatatatatatatatatatatatatatatatatatatatatatatataaaagcagttTGACTTTACTTGATTGGTCTTAAAATAATCAGATGCTCAGGATCTTTTTAGGAACCTTTTTTTTGACAggctttcactttttttttttttggtgacgATGAAACTTTATCATTGCATTATGTGTTTGGATCGTTACGATCACGTCTTACTAAGACATACTACAGGAGATAGAGcgatatttgtcattttatgtcaGTAGCTGATGTGTGTCTATGACGTTTTTCTCTGTCATGTGGATGCAGCTTCCTCCAGAGGACGTTAAGGACTTCCTGGAGCAGATGTCTGTCCCTCGATTAAACCGAGGCTGGGAGTTCCTGCTGCCCACAGATCAGGATTTTGTCAGAAAGCATCCCGATGTGGCTCAAAGGCAGCACATGCTCTGGCTGGGCATTCAGTCTAAGTATGACCTGACCTCACCGAATTTGACATTAAAcccttattttctttcttctgtgaagcACAAAATCgattttttaatctaaaaagaaGTGCGCAGGGCTTTGCACAGGGTTAAAACATTTGCGCTCAATCTTTAACTAAACGGGGTAAACCACTGAATATTAAAGAGACTGTACACAGTTTTGCCTTAATAGGAAGTAAGAATCTCAGTATCAGTGTTTTTCTAAATAAGCACTATATTGCAGGTTGGAAAAAGTGTTTAACTTCTCCAAAGATGACTTTGTGCCTAAAAAGGATGCTCAGATGGGTATGTTCTGACTTCTTTCTTGCGTAATATGTTTATGTAGCTACATACATATCGCCGTTCAAAGATTTGAGGTCTGTAAGATTTAATCAGTTTAAAACCGCTGTTTTATTTCAATCTATATTAAACTGaatgaattttctgcatcattattCGAATcattagtgtcacatgatccttcagaaaccatgcTCATTTCTCAATCTAatcaatgctttaaaaaaattatgctgcttaagatatttgtgttttatgtgttcatgtgatgctttttttgtaGAGCCCGTTCATATCAGCGGAGACCAGCGTCTGAAATCCGCGCGGGAGAGCGCTAAAGAAAACCACACGGCCCTGCAGAAGGACCTGGACACTAGTAGACTGAAGGCGTCCAGATGCATGGGCTCGTCCGGagactcctcctcctcctcggtGCAGATCAAACAAGAGCCCGTGAGCGACTCTGAAGAGCCCATGGACACGTCAGGCCCGCTCACAAACGGCTCCATCAACGGTTTCCCTAACTCTACCTCTCCGGTCTCGGACCCTCATAACGGACACGGCCACGCCTTCACCCCGGAGCTCCAGGACTTTGTGCGGAGCATCTTCCGGAAGCACTACGTTTTGTGCCTGAGTGAAGTGAAGAGGCTGTTTAACCTGCATCTGGCCAGTTTACCCACGGGGCACTCCGTGTACGGCCATGTGACAGACCGCCTGCTGCAGGACACCATCCTCCAGAGCCAGTGCAAACAGATCCTGGTGCCTGTAAGTACTGCGGATGAGGGGCGTTTTTTAGTGCATCACGCAATGCTTTGCTTTTAATccatttaaagggttaaaatgaaaaccctcatgtcgttccaaacccgtgagaccttcgttcatcttcaaaacacaaacaaaagggTTTTTTcggagctatctgaccctccgtAGACAGAAACACGACGAATTGATCCAGCTAcagaaacataaatacatgggtaaaacaggatgtgacatcagtggctcaattTCAGACGCCTTTAAAATATGCATCTGGAAAACCCGTACAGATgcacttatataaatatagtttgtTATTAAGCTATGCACTATGGTTTCATGAATTCATTTTAGCAGAGAGAAAACTAAGCTGCATCGTTAACATCGCAATgcttttaatgtgatttaatttgaccattattttattacataaactaTTTGGCCACACTTTAGTTTAGGTTTTctataaaaatcattaggataccGAGTGAGgattatgttaatttattttgtaaacgtCCTACCACAAATatgttaaaacttaatttttaagtaatttgcATGTCAAAAAATTTAGATTACATATTAATTAACccaatttttaaatagttgcatctcaacAACATTACATCGATGGAGAGCTTATTTATTCGACATTCAGGTGATGTATAACTCTCACCGCTGAAAGAAAGTGTACCCTTGGGTCACAAacgaagatatttttgattaaaccaGAGGGCTGCGGTCAGTGATGCGAGCACCTCTTAAGAGGACGTGAATGCTTTGTGTTCGTTAATGGCTTTAACTGACTTTAAATCCGTCTGTCTTGCTCATTAAGTTAATGTGTTTGATTTTAGGATGTGGTCTGGTCCTTTGTTCTTAAGGCTAATTGgattaggtgtgtgtgtgtgtgtggggctgGTAAACAGTACTTTATGTAACCACTCCTAATGGAGTTAAAGCTGATTATAAATGAGTCCAGACTGATTCTCTTTATGTCAggatatactttaaaaatatagtgcatttaatttacagttGCTTTATAGCTGTATCTCTAAACCGAGCTGAATTAACTCTCTCAACTGTGTTTAGAAATTGGCGTTGTCTAGTGCCGGATGATAAAGTTTAATGTGATGTATATTCATTGCTTTGAAATGGCTGGCCAGTTAGattgaaaatatttcatgctACAAAATTATCAGTGATGATGCGACTAACATGCGAATAAAAAAAGGGTTAAAATCATGCACAGTTTCTTAAAGCGGCGTCTCGGTGTGCTCCGGGTCTGATGTGTGACGGTGTGTGTAGTTTCCTCCTCAGAGCGGCGCTTCGGCAGACGAGCAGAAGGTCTTCGGCCTGTGGGAGAGCGGAGAAACCTTCGACAAGGTGACTTCTGAGAGCTGCCGTCGCATTCTTTTTGGCCGTTTATTGCGATTTTCGAGTATACGAGAACGCTTTTGTGTGCTCCGCAGCACCGGCAGGTTCTGTACGAGATCTTCATGAAGAACTACCGCGTCAGAAGAAACGTGATCCAGACGCGCCTCACGCAGGAGCTCGGTGACGCCGTCATCAAAACAGACGTGGATCGACTGCTCAAGGTGCCTTCACAATATTAAACAGATGCAACTCTACATACTTCATTTTAGTTTgtcgttttaaaaacaaagggGTATGACCTAGTGTTTCTCAATGAAGCAAACTCTAAAAACATTAGTGttagacaaacaaataaaaagtcattttttacaaGCAATAAATGAGATAGATAAGCTGTcagtagaatttatttattttgttttataaaaacaacttttactcgtaattatttgtgaaaacaaaaagtaactGTTCTGTAATTCAGATATATTGTTAGACAAAGAcgatcagaaaaataaaatgaattaattaattgcaaataaaaataagtacataagtttaaaaaaaaaaaaactgcatgcatACGACAACAGATAgaaagattaaaatattttattggtgATGCGACGTGTCCGACtgcagaaaacaataaaaaaaaaataaattaaaataccaaTGTAATTAGAACACACTTTTGTttcaaactcctaatttgctgcttattgatggttatttttagttattacactttattttgatggtcctttatgaacattctgttgacaggAAGTGACCTACGTGTCGACTAAGTGTCTAATAGACTGATTATTATCtgattaactctttattgtgatgatctatgaacagacattctactgactataggtaACCTCTCAAGAACATTTCAGcttattctaaccctaccagtctactaatactctaaagTTAGTTGACACGTAGgggcaaagttacttattgtcaacagaatcaaaaataaagtgaaaccggGATGTAGAATATGAGCACTAATagtaggcatgctaataagcaactagatAATGGTGAGAATCGGTCCCTGAAGCGCGTGCTGGTCGTTGTTAACCCTTAACGTGCTGGC comes from the Puntigrus tetrazona isolate hp1 unplaced genomic scaffold, ASM1883169v1 S000000130, whole genome shotgun sequence genome and includes:
- the polr3e gene encoding DNA-directed RNA polymerase III subunit RPC5 codes for the protein MASGDDDDPIIQEIDVYLARSLVEKLYLFQYPVRPASMSYDNATHLTARIKPKQQKVELEVAMDTMSPNYCRSKGEQIALNVDGTSSEDSNVYATKMMDKQAFSSIQATTNTSRYAAAVFRKGELHLTPLQGILQMRPSFSYLDKADTKHREREAANEAGDSSQDEAEDDVKQITVRFSRPESEQARQRRIQSYEFLQKKQAEEPWVHLHYHGIKDGRSEHERQYLYCQATDPTENTELVKTPREYLSMLMPPLAEEKVVKPMGPSNVLSMAQLRTLPLGEQVKTLMKNVKVMPFANLMGLLASGTDSTAVLRCIQQVALLVQGNWVVKSDVLYPKSTCSSHSGVPAEVLCRGRDFVMWRFTLERTLMRKEVAAVIKLPPEDVKDFLEQMSVPRLNRGWEFLLPTDQDFVRKHPDVAQRQHMLWLGIQSKLEKVFNFSKDDFVPKKDAQMEPVHISGDQRLKSARESAKENHTALQKDLDTSRLKASRCMGSSGDSSSSSVQIKQEPVSDSEEPMDTSGPLTNGSINGFPNSTSPVSDPHNGHGHAFTPELQDFVRSIFRKHYVLCLSEVKRLFNLHLASLPTGHSVYGHVTDRLLQDTILQSQCKQILVPFPPQSGASADEQKVFGLWESGETFDKHRQVLYEIFMKNYRVRRNVIQTRLTQELGDAVIKTDVDRLLKECCSSLGGMWYLKGTVPS